A window of Dickeya zeae NCPPB 2538 contains these coding sequences:
- a CDS encoding Gfo/Idh/MocA family protein, giving the protein MKSITSSGGALKIGFIGGGINSAIGETHKIASQMDGHFELVSGFFSRHENINQQTAASWGIPEDRVYRDLDSFLQAEASKLDAVVILTPTPTHKDIVIACIEHQLPVICEKSLATNVEEVAAIQHALEKMNGTLLVTFNYSGYPMVRELRQRIASGELGQIRQVMVEMPQEGFLRHVKSGAVPRPQDWRQHDGVIPTVSLDLGVHAHQMVDYIIGEQAQDVYAVHHRFGEIPDVVDTVHCISGYTNQVVCNYWYTKAALGCRNGLRIRIYGSKGAAEWLQMDPEHLKLSNINGISSVIDRTHPDNLVASQARYHRFKAGHPAGFIEAFANYYEDIASYLKDGACEYVFGSDVAMRGIRYLQAAATSAHKGEKVRITE; this is encoded by the coding sequence ATGAAAAGTATAACCAGCTCCGGGGGAGCACTCAAAATCGGGTTCATCGGTGGTGGTATTAATTCGGCGATTGGCGAGACACATAAGATCGCTTCGCAAATGGATGGCCATTTCGAACTGGTGTCGGGTTTCTTTAGTCGTCATGAGAATATTAATCAGCAGACTGCCGCCAGCTGGGGAATCCCTGAGGATCGCGTATATCGTGACCTGGATAGTTTCTTACAAGCGGAAGCCAGTAAACTGGATGCGGTCGTTATCCTGACGCCGACACCGACGCATAAAGATATTGTTATTGCCTGTATTGAACATCAATTGCCGGTCATTTGTGAGAAATCGTTAGCCACTAATGTTGAAGAGGTCGCAGCCATTCAGCATGCTCTGGAAAAAATGAACGGAACCTTGCTGGTTACCTTTAACTATTCTGGCTACCCGATGGTTAGGGAACTGAGGCAGCGTATTGCCAGTGGTGAGCTGGGCCAGATTAGACAGGTGATGGTTGAGATGCCTCAGGAGGGATTTCTGCGCCATGTCAAAAGTGGGGCGGTACCTCGCCCACAAGACTGGCGGCAGCATGATGGTGTGATCCCTACCGTGTCATTAGATCTGGGCGTTCATGCTCATCAGATGGTGGATTACATTATTGGTGAGCAGGCCCAGGACGTGTATGCCGTACACCACCGTTTTGGCGAGATCCCTGATGTTGTGGATACCGTTCATTGCATTTCCGGTTATACCAACCAGGTTGTGTGTAATTACTGGTACACCAAAGCGGCGTTGGGGTGCCGCAACGGTTTACGTATCCGGATTTACGGCAGCAAAGGGGCGGCGGAATGGTTACAGATGGATCCTGAACATTTGAAACTCAGCAATATCAATGGCATTTCCAGCGTAATAGACCGAACTCACCCAGATAATCTGGTGGCGTCACAAGCGCGATACCACCGTTTTAAAGCTGGGCACCCGGCTGGATTTATAGAAGCGTTCGCCAACTATTACGAGGACATCGCTTCTTATCTTAAAGACGGCGCGTGTGAGTATGTGTTTGGTAGCGATGTTGCGATGAGGGGGATTCGCTATCTTCAGGCCGCTGCCACCAGCGCGCATAAAGGAGAAAAAGTGCGGATCACGGAATAA
- a CDS encoding FkbM family methyltransferase — MNTTSKPAAVNSATANFFERFTRVDGTKRYVLGVNPYAEAVARVAPVDGFIDEYTTLTTWLGKPVLRLNQVEKDSMVVSAVTNSRPKTGVAKLRAAGVKEVMDYFAFADLSNGTVPQLECITDMRKEHATNTAKFEWIRGLLVDDESRQVFDDILRFRLEANLSAIEKYDFCVDRQYFEPFVAFSEGEVFVDGGGFDGFTSLEFAKRCPEYGSIHFFEPGSDTLVLAKENMRDLHNVNYHLLGLFDRNTTLSFSSGDGSASHISEDGDVKIEVATLDSVVNEPVSFIKLDLEGAEIAALTGMKQHILDDHPKLAVAVYHYPSDFWKIPEYILSLRSDYRIYLRHYTEGWAETIMFFIPVAD; from the coding sequence ATGAATACAACCAGTAAGCCCGCGGCAGTTAATAGCGCAACAGCTAACTTTTTTGAGCGGTTTACCCGTGTCGATGGGACTAAGCGCTATGTATTGGGCGTGAACCCGTATGCAGAAGCGGTCGCCAGAGTCGCACCGGTTGATGGTTTTATTGACGAGTACACTACCCTAACGACATGGTTAGGCAAGCCGGTGCTGCGCCTGAATCAAGTCGAGAAAGACAGCATGGTGGTGTCTGCGGTGACCAATTCTCGTCCTAAAACTGGCGTAGCGAAACTGAGAGCGGCTGGCGTCAAAGAGGTGATGGACTATTTCGCGTTTGCTGATCTGAGTAACGGTACCGTTCCACAGCTTGAATGCATCACGGACATGCGCAAAGAACATGCGACCAATACCGCGAAATTTGAGTGGATTCGTGGGTTGCTGGTAGATGATGAGTCTCGCCAGGTATTTGACGATATTTTGCGTTTTCGTCTTGAAGCCAATCTGTCAGCCATCGAAAAATATGATTTTTGTGTCGACAGACAGTACTTCGAACCATTTGTCGCATTTTCCGAGGGCGAAGTCTTTGTCGATGGTGGTGGGTTTGATGGTTTTACCAGCCTGGAATTTGCTAAGCGTTGCCCAGAGTATGGCAGTATTCATTTCTTCGAACCGGGCAGTGATACCCTGGTGTTAGCGAAAGAAAATATGCGTGATTTGCATAACGTTAACTATCATCTGCTGGGGTTGTTCGACCGGAATACTACGCTGAGCTTTTCTTCGGGTGACGGTTCAGCCAGCCATATTTCGGAAGACGGAGATGTGAAAATTGAAGTCGCGACGCTGGATAGCGTCGTGAATGAACCGGTCAGCTTTATCAAACTTGATCTGGAAGGAGCGGAAATCGCCGCATTAACCGGAATGAAACAGCATATTCTGGATGATCATCCGAAGCTGGCGGTGGCGGTTTATCATTATCCTAGCGACTTTTGGAAGATCCCCGAATATATTCTGAGCCTTCGGAGTGATTATCGCATTTATTTGCGTCATTACACCGAAGGGTGGGCTGAAACCATTATGTTCTTTATCCCTGTGGCCGACTGA